A window of the Apostichopus japonicus isolate 1M-3 chromosome 8, ASM3797524v1, whole genome shotgun sequence genome harbors these coding sequences:
- the LOC139971663 gene encoding uncharacterized protein: MASDEVLFVLGFIVVWAVTSLPWKRIEGWLRPRKQDANPRRLTKRYVELKMKLCKQLQDEIDVRINNCRRLKAKWKQKMLQPLFKKPDIDKDQIIAEHKEHENGTVADATRKYQNINKVKGSPEIETTSDNETTSEIETTSEIETTSENETTSEIETKEWKTEQRDVKGEKALCKKIENELKVSLKILKSPDTILTANQKLADRPDDNGSPIPQKKFKHLARREKQKERKRAGKLSREAEPTVGSGNCTNEQRNLLTITKPKVTEYYIPEEICKVENEENRTRSTLEDPKTRPEYHLLDQRYIDNIKSTVPASIPERRLSDEMKNDENQFENHQDHVIDIRRFHSPCRRRRAWTRKRKANAIAEMLRSAFKEVCGTTTLHFKYSSRLRDAD; this comes from the exons ATGGCTTCCGATGAAGTACTTTTCGTTCTTGGTTTCATCGTGGTTTGGGCTGTAACATCATTGCCATGGAAACGTATCGAAG GCTGGCTTCGACCAAGAAAACAAGATGCAAATCCAAGGAGACTAACAAAAAGATatgtagaattgaaaatgaaactatGCAAACAATTGCAGGATGAAATTGATGTTCGAATAAACAACTGCCGGCGTTTAAAGGCTAAGTGGAAACAAAAAATGCTGCAGCCACTATTCAAGAAACCTGACATTGACAAAGACCAAATCATTGCCGAGCATAAAG AACACGAGAACGGCACTGTGGCTGACGCAACCaggaaatatcaaaatatcaatAAGGTTAAAGGCTCGCCAGAGATTGAAACCACATCAGACAATGAAACCACATCTGAGATTGAAACCACATCTGAGATTGAAACCACATCTGAGAATGAAACCACATCTGAGATTGAAACCAAAGAGTGGAAG ACAGAGCAGAGAGATGTCAAAGGGGAGAAAGCTTTGTGCAAAAAGATAGAAAATGAACTCAAGGTATCTCTTAAGATCTTGAAAAGCCCGGACACCATACTAACAGCCAATCAGAAGCTTGCAGATAGACCTGACGATAATGGGAGCCCTATACCACAAAAGAAATTTAAGCACCTTGCCAGGAGAGAGAAGCAAAAG GAAAGAAAGAGGGCTGGGAAACTTTCACGGGAAGCTGAACCAACTGTTGGTAGCGGCAACTGTACCAATGAACAGCGAAACCTGCTTACCATAACAAAACCAAAGGTAACAGAATACTATATACCTGAGGAGATCTGCAAAGTTGAAAACGAAGAAAATAGAACAAGGTCGACATTAGAGGACCCGAAAACTCGACCAGAATATCATCTGTTAGATCAGAGGTACATTGACAATATCAAAAGCACAGTACCAGCTTCAATCCCGGAGAGAAGACTATCagatgaaatgaaaaatgacgAAAACCAGTTTGAGAATCATCAAGATCATGTGATCGATATTAGAAGATTTCACAGCCCATGCAGAAGGAGAAGAGCTTGG ACCAGAAAAAGGAAAGCAAATGCTATCGCAGAAATGCTGAGGTCAGCGTTCAAAGAAGTTTGCGGTACAACTACATTACATTTCA AATATTCTTCTCGTCTGCGAGATGCAGATTAA